A genome region from Schlesneria paludicola DSM 18645 includes the following:
- a CDS encoding cysteine desulfurase, with product MTDVTPDLIAQIATRLLQEGSQPTVGQLPAADAHAPAGYTSQAVTQQSYPQAGDVPSAYGSRHPGSDQFQANRSFIPSATAGDSPANLSSGGAHPADIYHFAPSELSQVSHEIHGGSPVSISPAAPHEVADVSPDGLRRFVDQIRNPDAHQPAGFCPGAPGISFLQQILSPKQIPAPVTSGGARALDIPSIRRDFPALNQRVHGKPLIWFDNAATTQKPQSVIDAISYYYAHDNSNIHRAAHSLAARSTDAFEGVRDKVQKFLGAATSKEIIFVRGTTEGINLIAQTYGRKFLQPGDEILLSTLEHHANIVPWQMIAKEKGAVIRVIPANDRGEVMLEEYQALLGPRTKLVGLTQASNSLGTILPVTEMTQMAKRYGARVVIDGAQSVSHIPVNVQDIGCDFFVFSGHKIFGPTGIGVVYARQELQEIMPPWQGGGNMIRNVTFEETSYAEPPAKFEAGTPNIADTVGLGAALDYVQRLGLPNIGKYEHELLEYATERLRPINGIRLIGQAREKVSVISFVMKDRRTEDIGKLLDLEGIAVRAGHHCSQPSLHRYGVPATVRPSFAFYNTKDEIDHLIATLKRISVGTVPAPA from the coding sequence ATGACTGACGTGACCCCTGATCTGATTGCCCAAATCGCCACCCGTTTGCTCCAGGAAGGTTCGCAGCCCACCGTCGGGCAACTCCCTGCAGCAGACGCACATGCCCCTGCGGGTTATACATCCCAAGCGGTTACTCAACAGAGTTATCCACAAGCGGGCGATGTTCCGTCCGCATATGGCAGCCGCCATCCGGGTAGTGACCAGTTCCAGGCAAATCGATCATTCATTCCTTCGGCGACGGCGGGTGACTCACCGGCCAACCTGAGTTCCGGCGGTGCCCACCCAGCAGATATTTACCACTTCGCCCCGAGCGAACTTTCGCAGGTCTCACACGAGATCCATGGCGGAAGTCCTGTAAGCATCAGTCCTGCGGCACCGCACGAAGTGGCGGATGTTTCCCCAGATGGGCTGCGCCGTTTCGTCGACCAGATTCGAAACCCTGACGCACATCAGCCGGCGGGGTTCTGTCCTGGCGCCCCGGGAATCTCGTTCCTGCAACAAATCCTGTCTCCGAAACAGATTCCTGCTCCCGTCACATCGGGAGGGGCACGTGCGTTGGATATCCCCTCGATTCGCCGTGATTTCCCGGCACTCAATCAGCGCGTCCACGGCAAGCCGCTGATCTGGTTCGACAACGCTGCGACCACGCAAAAGCCACAATCCGTCATTGATGCCATCTCGTACTATTACGCGCACGACAATTCGAACATCCATCGCGCGGCGCATTCGCTGGCGGCCCGTTCGACCGACGCATTTGAAGGCGTTCGAGACAAGGTACAGAAATTTCTCGGAGCAGCCACTTCCAAAGAAATCATCTTTGTGCGCGGAACGACCGAGGGGATCAATCTGATCGCACAGACGTACGGCCGGAAGTTTTTACAGCCGGGTGACGAGATCCTCCTCTCGACTCTGGAACACCACGCGAACATTGTCCCCTGGCAGATGATCGCAAAAGAAAAGGGCGCGGTCATCCGTGTCATTCCGGCGAATGACCGGGGTGAAGTCATGCTGGAAGAATACCAGGCACTGCTTGGCCCTCGAACCAAGTTGGTCGGACTGACTCAGGCCTCGAACAGTCTGGGCACAATCCTTCCAGTGACAGAAATGACGCAGATGGCCAAGCGCTACGGTGCACGCGTCGTGATCGACGGGGCTCAATCGGTTTCCCATATTCCCGTCAACGTTCAAGACATCGGCTGCGACTTCTTCGTGTTCTCGGGCCACAAGATTTTCGGTCCCACCGGAATCGGTGTGGTGTATGCACGACAAGAACTGCAAGAGATCATGCCTCCCTGGCAGGGTGGCGGAAACATGATCAGGAACGTGACTTTCGAAGAGACCTCTTACGCCGAGCCTCCCGCAAAGTTCGAAGCGGGAACACCCAACATCGCCGACACGGTCGGGTTGGGAGCGGCGCTCGATTATGTCCAACGACTTGGCCTGCCAAACATCGGCAAGTACGAGCATGAATTGCTCGAATACGCCACCGAGCGTTTGCGGCCCATCAATGGAATCCGACTGATCGGCCAGGCACGCGAGAAAGTCAGCGTCATCTCATTCGTCATGAAAGACCGTCGCACCGAGGACATCGGCAAGCTGCTGGACCTTGAGGGCATCGCAGTGCGCGCAGGCCACCACTGTTCGCAACCGTCGCTTCACCGATATGGAGTCCCTGCCACAGTCCGCCCGTCATTTGCGTTTTACAACACCAAAGACGAAATCGACCACCTGATTGCTACGCTCAAGCGGATCAGCGTCGGTACCGTGCCAGCCCCGGCTTGA
- the lspA gene encoding signal peptidase II: MIQAKGFSKLRSESGRMNTMFWNPRRLLLSAFILMSCVGCDQATKVIASQTLRDAAPMSFLSDTIRFQYALNPGGFLSLGHNLPDAIRPWLFVLTNVCLMVGILVFLTFRRTFDQRLYIAVLFILAGGIGNLIDRVSNHGLVTDFINLGIGPLRTGIFNVADMAVMFGGLAAVILTYGENESSDSPDAIVNVKPMDEPDGQP, translated from the coding sequence ATGATTCAGGCCAAAGGTTTCTCGAAATTGCGAAGTGAGTCGGGACGTATGAACACAATGTTTTGGAATCCTCGACGATTGCTGCTCTCGGCATTCATTCTGATGTCGTGCGTTGGTTGTGACCAGGCAACCAAGGTAATCGCCTCACAAACGCTCCGAGACGCTGCGCCAATGTCATTTTTGTCAGATACAATTCGATTTCAATATGCGCTCAATCCTGGTGGATTTCTGAGCCTGGGGCACAACCTCCCTGATGCGATTCGCCCCTGGCTGTTCGTGCTGACGAATGTCTGCCTGATGGTCGGGATTTTGGTGTTTCTCACTTTTCGACGCACTTTCGACCAACGGCTTTATATCGCAGTCCTCTTTATTCTCGCGGGCGGTATCGGAAATCTGATCGATCGAGTTTCCAATCACGGACTGGTTACCGATTTCATCAATCTGGGGATTGGACCGCTGCGAACGGGAATCTTCAACGTTGCGGATATGGCTGTGATGTTTGGCGGACTCGCGGCCGTGATTCTGACGTATGGAGAAAACGAATCGTCTGACTCACCAGATGCGATCGTCAACGTTAAACCGATGGATGAACCTGACGGTCAACCCTAA
- a CDS encoding ATP-grasp domain-containing protein, whose product MTRRRILIVGGSTRAAADSVRRAGWQPVCADLFADFDLRETAEVLPVSNYPESLPDDIKDVRADGWFYCGALENSPDVLERILANGDQYGPLLGADPAAVRCVRDPRWLAQVLINSGLPILEICDERKPPFPDGAWMQKPLASAGGRCVRIWDEIAATSSYAESHYFQRRVLGVGQSALLRVEAGRVECLGICQELEERTASRAPSRFTYCGSYGPVPSTHRSSDVLEQVTRIAQAVAERAPGLRGLMGLDFQWKDGIVWLVEVNPRYTASVEVLELAQGRSFLNSDCNRESSYSDAPRERPPSGTIVMKQILYANKELSVPDLRTYLPSTDSWGIPFMADIPIPGSQIDSGWPICTVLAGGETLDEVTTCLNERLAIVRAALDRVE is encoded by the coding sequence ATGACGCGGCGGCGAATTCTGATTGTGGGAGGGAGCACGCGCGCGGCGGCGGATTCCGTTCGACGTGCAGGCTGGCAGCCGGTCTGCGCGGACCTGTTTGCCGATTTTGATCTGCGTGAAACTGCAGAAGTCTTGCCGGTCAGCAATTATCCCGAAAGTTTGCCGGACGATATCAAGGACGTCCGAGCCGACGGTTGGTTCTACTGCGGCGCGCTTGAGAACTCTCCGGATGTCCTTGAGCGGATTTTGGCGAATGGTGATCAATATGGTCCATTGCTCGGTGCCGATCCTGCTGCTGTCCGGTGTGTGCGCGACCCTCGATGGCTGGCACAAGTCCTGATCAACTCCGGCTTGCCGATTCTGGAAATCTGCGATGAACGAAAGCCACCCTTTCCCGACGGGGCTTGGATGCAAAAGCCGCTTGCAAGTGCAGGCGGTCGGTGTGTCAGGATCTGGGATGAAATCGCTGCCACTTCGTCGTACGCCGAATCTCACTATTTCCAGAGGCGAGTCCTGGGAGTCGGGCAATCCGCCTTGTTGCGGGTCGAGGCGGGACGCGTTGAATGTCTCGGGATTTGCCAAGAACTCGAAGAGCGGACAGCCTCTCGTGCTCCATCAAGGTTCACGTACTGCGGTTCGTATGGTCCCGTCCCATCGACGCATCGAAGTTCGGATGTTCTGGAGCAGGTGACTCGGATCGCCCAGGCGGTTGCAGAACGAGCACCTGGTCTGCGCGGGCTCATGGGGCTTGATTTTCAATGGAAGGACGGGATTGTCTGGCTGGTCGAGGTCAACCCGCGCTATACCGCATCGGTCGAAGTGCTCGAATTGGCACAGGGACGCTCGTTCCTGAATTCGGACTGCAACCGCGAGTCCTCGTACTCCGATGCTCCGCGCGAACGCCCACCAAGCGGGACAATTGTCATGAAGCAAATCCTCTATGCGAACAAGGAATTGAGCGTTCCCGATTTACGGACCTACCTTCCCTCGACCGACTCTTGGGGCATTCCCTTCATGGCAGACATTCCAATTCCGGGATCGCAAATCGATTCAGGGTGGCCGATTTGTACGGTTCTTGCTGGCGGTGAGACACTGGACGAGGTGACCACATGCCTAAATGAGCGCTTGGCGATTGTGCGGGCCGCGCTCGATCGCGTGGAGTGA
- the fae gene encoding formaldehyde-activating enzyme: protein MSFYVGEALSGDGNEIAHIDLLIGDKSGPVGVAFANALSNQSQGHSNLLAVLTPNLAVKPATVMITKVTIKGAKQAVQMFGPAQYAVAKAVADSVAAGVIPKDQAEKLCIVCGVFIHWEAADDKKIFQYNYDATKLAIARAMKNEPSADEMVAKKDSAKHPFSGV, encoded by the coding sequence ATGTCGTTTTACGTTGGTGAAGCACTGTCCGGTGACGGAAATGAGATTGCTCATATCGATCTGCTGATCGGCGATAAGTCAGGACCCGTCGGTGTCGCATTTGCGAACGCCTTGTCGAACCAGAGCCAAGGGCACAGCAACCTGTTGGCGGTTTTGACCCCCAACCTGGCCGTGAAGCCAGCGACCGTCATGATCACAAAAGTGACGATCAAGGGCGCCAAGCAAGCCGTTCAGATGTTCGGCCCCGCTCAGTACGCGGTTGCGAAGGCTGTTGCCGACTCGGTTGCTGCAGGCGTGATTCCCAAGGATCAAGCCGAAAAGCTGTGCATCGTTTGCGGTGTGTTCATTCACTGGGAAGCCGCCGACGATAAGAAAATCTTCCAATACAACTACGACGCCACGAAACTGGCGATCGCTCGCGCGATGAAGAACGAGCCAAGCGCCGACGAAATGGTTGCAAAGAAGGACTCGGCCAAGCACCCATTCTCGGGTGTTTGA
- a CDS encoding bifunctional NADP-dependent methylenetetrahydromethanopterin dehydrogenase/methylenetetrahydrofolate dehydrogenase gives MKKILIQLDTDPFPSTFDRVVAVDAGVDELFSYGGVTPETVEGLVHGAIFTRSPRDLVNTAIFVGGSHVAAGEALLRAVTKTLFGPFKVSVMMDSNGSNTTAAATVLTAARHLDLSNTTAVVLGGTGPVGCRVTQLLLGQGATVRLASRSLDRSKATCESLASVVNCAKLSAHESQSDAGLAAACAGVDLVVAAGAAKTRLISAARLQAISTLKLAIDLNAVAPPGIEGVEVMDKAREHARFLAYGAIGVGGTKMKIHLAAIKDLFATNDRVLDTVAIYDLGKSI, from the coding sequence ATGAAAAAAATCCTCATCCAACTCGATACCGACCCGTTTCCCAGTACGTTTGACCGCGTCGTGGCGGTGGATGCCGGAGTTGACGAGCTGTTCAGCTATGGGGGCGTAACACCTGAAACCGTCGAAGGGTTGGTGCATGGAGCGATCTTCACCCGCAGCCCACGTGATTTGGTGAATACGGCGATTTTCGTGGGCGGAAGTCATGTCGCCGCTGGTGAAGCTCTCTTGAGAGCGGTCACGAAAACCTTGTTCGGACCGTTCAAGGTTTCGGTCATGATGGATTCGAACGGGTCGAACACAACCGCTGCGGCGACGGTGCTGACGGCCGCAAGACACCTTGATCTTTCGAATACAACTGCCGTCGTCCTGGGTGGAACCGGCCCCGTGGGCTGCCGAGTTACACAACTATTACTTGGTCAAGGTGCCACAGTGAGGCTCGCGTCACGATCGCTTGATCGCTCCAAGGCCACGTGCGAGTCGTTGGCATCAGTCGTGAATTGCGCCAAATTGTCGGCTCATGAATCACAGTCCGACGCCGGGCTGGCGGCGGCTTGTGCTGGCGTCGATTTGGTCGTGGCGGCGGGAGCGGCCAAAACGCGTTTGATCTCCGCTGCGCGGCTTCAGGCGATTTCCACATTAAAGCTGGCCATCGACCTAAATGCAGTCGCCCCGCCTGGAATCGAGGGCGTGGAAGTGATGGATAAGGCTCGCGAGCACGCACGATTCCTCGCTTATGGCGCGATCGGCGTCGGGGGCACAAAAATGAAGATCCACCTCGCTGCCATTAAGGACCTGTTCGCCACGAATGATCGCGTGCTAGATACTGTCGCGATTTACGATCTCGGCAAATCAATCTGA
- a CDS encoding tetratricopeptide repeat protein, with protein MNIRKWIIGYMMISSFALSLPSMAFAHGGGGGHGGGGHGGGGGHGGGGGHFGGGGGHFGGGGGHFGGGHVGGGHFGGGGMHMGGAHMGGAHMGGAHMGGAHMGGAHMGGMNMGGARMGSTHMGGTHLGGMRMGGSQMGGMHGNGAASLRGHSGNLGGGRVGGNSFLGQHGGVNGHVGGLRTASMSHMGNAGLGRGGNGHGSFLNSHGGNFGGGHGAGIRTASLGHNGFNHGGSHLGGFNGGSFAGRHGNFGGMNHGNNINHFSNYNHNGGYGRGYGGWGYGRGLGYGGYGGWGYGRGLGYGGWGYGRYGLGYGSWGYGRGWGWGYGYPYFGYGYGAGLLTSLFYGLGYGGYGGWGYGGYGGYGLYNGYGYGGYGYGYPGYSSGYVYNPYSYGIDSYGGVSTATMVTTLPSTVATAPVASTTTTDSTATGFAEKGEAAFKSGEYEGAAYSWRHAYVDNPQNPVLGLMLGQALFATGKFEDAAGAIQAAMSQMPKDKWNTVVANSRELYGNYQDYTTQLRALETATRAKLNEPAYRFLLGYHYAYLGYPQQSLDQLDKLLTLAPGDQLAKQLRDEMRAKLPNLDPPVIVPPASTTPPAPSVPPTSSVPLPPLNPN; from the coding sequence ATGAACATTCGGAAATGGATCATCGGCTACATGATGATTTCATCTTTCGCGTTGAGCCTTCCTAGCATGGCATTCGCACACGGCGGAGGCGGTGGACACGGTGGAGGCGGCCATGGTGGAGGAGGAGGCCACGGCGGCGGGGGCGGCCATTTTGGCGGGGGCGGCGGTCACTTCGGTGGTGGTGGAGGCCATTTCGGCGGTGGCCATGTGGGAGGTGGACACTTCGGTGGTGGCGGTATGCACATGGGTGGAGCTCACATGGGTGGAGCTCACATGGGTGGAGCTCACATGGGTGGAGCTCACATGGGCGGAGCTCACATGGGCGGAATGAATATGGGTGGCGCACGAATGGGTAGTACCCATATGGGAGGAACCCACCTCGGTGGCATGCGCATGGGCGGAAGTCAGATGGGGGGGATGCATGGAAACGGGGCCGCAAGCCTTCGCGGTCACTCAGGCAACCTTGGTGGCGGGCGTGTTGGCGGCAACTCGTTCCTTGGTCAACATGGAGGTGTCAATGGACATGTCGGTGGTTTAAGAACCGCATCTATGTCACACATGGGTAACGCCGGACTGGGACGTGGCGGAAATGGACACGGATCATTCCTGAATAGCCATGGAGGCAACTTCGGTGGCGGGCACGGTGCGGGAATTCGCACCGCGTCGTTGGGTCATAATGGGTTCAACCATGGTGGATCGCACCTTGGAGGCTTCAATGGCGGCTCGTTCGCGGGACGCCACGGGAACTTCGGCGGTATGAATCATGGGAATAACATCAACCACTTTAGCAACTACAACCACAATGGCGGATACGGTCGTGGCTACGGTGGCTGGGGCTATGGTCGAGGACTCGGCTACGGCGGATACGGTGGATGGGGATATGGTCGAGGACTCGGTTACGGTGGTTGGGGATACGGCCGATATGGGCTCGGATATGGAAGTTGGGGATATGGCCGAGGTTGGGGCTGGGGGTATGGATATCCATACTTCGGATATGGCTATGGCGCTGGCCTGCTGACTTCGCTGTTCTATGGACTCGGCTACGGTGGTTATGGTGGCTGGGGCTACGGCGGTTATGGTGGTTATGGTCTTTACAATGGCTATGGATACGGTGGTTACGGCTACGGGTACCCAGGTTATTCAAGCGGCTACGTCTACAACCCTTACAGCTATGGAATCGATTCCTACGGCGGCGTCTCGACAGCCACGATGGTAACGACACTTCCGTCGACGGTTGCGACGGCACCTGTGGCCTCAACGACCACGACCGATTCGACAGCGACAGGCTTTGCGGAAAAAGGCGAGGCCGCGTTCAAATCGGGCGAGTATGAAGGTGCCGCATACTCATGGCGACACGCTTATGTTGACAACCCGCAGAACCCCGTTCTGGGACTGATGCTGGGTCAGGCCTTGTTTGCAACTGGCAAATTCGAAGATGCTGCAGGAGCCATTCAAGCAGCCATGAGCCAAATGCCAAAAGACAAATGGAATACGGTCGTTGCGAACAGTCGCGAACTTTATGGCAACTACCAGGACTACACGACTCAGTTGCGAGCCTTGGAAACCGCTACAAGAGCAAAGTTGAACGAACCGGCATATCGATTCCTGCTTGGGTATCACTATGCTTATTTGGGATATCCACAGCAGTCCCTCGATCAACTCGACAAGCTTTTGACATTGGCTCCCGGCGATCAGCTCGCGAAGCAGTTGCGAGACGAGATGCGGGCGAAGTTGCCCAATCTCGATCCTCCCGTGATCGTACCGCCTGCTTCGACAACACCACCTGCACCGTCGGTACCGCCGACATCATCAGTGCCTTTGCCGCCACTAAACCCCAACTAA
- a CDS encoding MFS transporter produces the protein MHGFDAAPDAPETTSSSGPWWKELNRYHWFVLIVAALGWLFDTMDQQLFNLARVPAMRELLAPSPGVSASAGDVDFYGGIATAIFLLGWASGGLGFGIMGDRIGRAKTMLLTILLYSAFTGLSALSWDFWSFAFFRFLTGLGVGGEFAVGVALVAEVMPLKARPFALGLLQALSAVGNISAAIISLLLADLEEHGVSAWRVMFVIGAGPALLAILIRRRLKEPEQWQAASTEQIQKQFGSYGELFGNPRWRKNAIVGLIMAASGVIGLWGIGFFSFDLSRSVFRKTFEIELRKDNQAEKDREFVRYVANNPEIVKQKLDDPIEAKKLPQPNQLLGLVPGNKDAEFLYSNLLTQIKAGTPKNGEELLSSIEQPAEDRTRRLEYLTQGDSSAPASTLDEHATRITTRAKKLNKQLTFWAAMTSIMQNLGSFFGIYAFTYVTHYVGRRAAFAVTFLLAMLSTIMVFGYLTEFSQIFWMIPIMGFCQLALFGGYAIYFPELFPTHLRSTGTSFCYNVGRFVAACGPLTLGTLSKYVFSSYAEPMRPAAVTMSVIFLIGLLALPFAPETKGKPLPE, from the coding sequence ATGCACGGATTCGACGCCGCACCAGACGCTCCTGAAACCACTTCATCGAGCGGCCCCTGGTGGAAAGAGTTGAACCGCTATCACTGGTTCGTACTCATCGTCGCGGCATTAGGATGGCTGTTCGACACGATGGATCAGCAGCTCTTCAATCTCGCTCGAGTCCCTGCGATGCGTGAGCTACTCGCACCTTCACCGGGGGTCTCTGCATCAGCGGGTGATGTCGATTTCTACGGGGGCATCGCCACCGCAATCTTCCTGCTCGGTTGGGCCAGCGGCGGACTGGGATTCGGCATCATGGGCGACCGAATTGGACGCGCTAAAACGATGCTTTTGACGATCCTGCTCTATTCCGCATTTACCGGCTTGAGTGCATTGTCCTGGGATTTTTGGAGTTTTGCGTTCTTCCGGTTCCTGACCGGTCTTGGCGTGGGCGGGGAATTTGCCGTCGGTGTCGCGTTGGTTGCCGAAGTCATGCCACTCAAAGCTCGACCGTTCGCTTTGGGACTGCTGCAAGCGCTCTCGGCTGTCGGGAATATCTCCGCAGCGATCATCAGTCTGCTGCTCGCGGATCTTGAAGAACATGGTGTCAGTGCCTGGCGCGTGATGTTCGTCATCGGCGCCGGCCCCGCACTGCTTGCCATCCTGATCCGTCGCCGTTTGAAAGAACCTGAACAATGGCAAGCCGCTTCCACCGAACAGATCCAGAAGCAGTTTGGTTCGTATGGCGAATTGTTTGGTAACCCACGCTGGAGAAAAAATGCCATCGTCGGCCTGATCATGGCCGCATCTGGCGTGATTGGCCTGTGGGGAATTGGATTCTTCAGCTTCGACCTCAGCCGTTCGGTCTTCCGAAAGACGTTTGAAATCGAACTGCGCAAAGACAACCAGGCAGAGAAGGATCGAGAGTTTGTGCGGTATGTCGCCAACAATCCCGAGATTGTGAAACAGAAACTGGATGACCCGATCGAAGCCAAGAAACTTCCGCAGCCCAATCAATTGCTGGGACTTGTTCCCGGCAACAAGGACGCCGAATTTCTCTACTCCAACCTACTGACTCAAATCAAAGCGGGCACACCAAAGAACGGCGAGGAACTGCTGTCGTCGATTGAGCAACCTGCTGAGGATCGCACACGTCGGCTGGAGTACCTGACGCAAGGTGACAGTTCGGCCCCGGCAAGCACCCTCGATGAACATGCCACGCGGATTACGACGCGTGCCAAGAAATTGAATAAGCAGTTGACCTTCTGGGCGGCGATGACGTCCATTATGCAGAATCTGGGATCATTCTTCGGCATTTACGCCTTCACTTACGTCACGCACTACGTCGGTCGCCGTGCGGCGTTCGCCGTAACATTCCTGCTCGCAATGCTCAGCACGATCATGGTGTTCGGGTATTTGACCGAATTCAGCCAAATCTTCTGGATGATCCCCATCATGGGCTTCTGCCAGCTCGCACTGTTCGGTGGCTATGCAATTTACTTCCCCGAGCTCTTCCCGACGCACCTACGAAGCACGGGAACATCGTTCTGCTACAACGTCGGCCGATTTGTCGCCGCGTGTGGGCCACTCACCTTAGGAACGCTCAGCAAATACGTATTTAGCTCGTATGCCGAACCGATGCGGCCCGCGGCCGTCACCATGAGCGTTATCTTTCTGATCGGCCTATTGGCATTGCCCTTCGCCCCTGAAACCAAAGGCAAGCCTCTTCCGGAATGA
- a CDS encoding Ldh family oxidoreductase: MPVIDPSVLVDFATAIFEQSEIPVSVARQVAQSLVLANLKGHDSHGVIRIIEYVDWVKRGWINPIGELEVVREQPCILILDGHFGFGQVIGRQALTRGIEKAKGEGACILSLRASGHLGRVGEFMEMAAEAGLVAFAMTNTHGGGVLVAPHGGCERRLSANPMAGGAPLSDGAAIVMDISTSTVAEGKIKVARNKGEQLAPGLFVNGRGEPSTSPEEYYATPPGALLPMSGHKGFALSLFCEVFAGAMTGAGCSKPDVSRVANGFMVFLLDPAAFCGTDFYNNEIEALGRFVKSSRLVSGVDEILLPGEPEMREQARRDASGLNIDSTTWSKICAVATARNVVIPGLNHIH, translated from the coding sequence ATGCCGGTCATCGATCCGTCGGTACTCGTTGATTTCGCGACGGCAATTTTTGAGCAGAGCGAGATTCCCGTGAGTGTTGCGCGGCAGGTGGCGCAGTCGCTGGTCCTCGCGAATTTGAAGGGGCATGACTCACACGGTGTCATTCGAATCATCGAATACGTCGACTGGGTCAAGCGTGGCTGGATCAATCCAATCGGTGAGCTGGAAGTGGTGCGTGAACAGCCCTGCATCCTGATTCTCGACGGACATTTTGGATTTGGCCAAGTCATCGGAAGACAGGCTTTGACGCGAGGGATTGAGAAAGCAAAAGGGGAAGGGGCTTGCATCCTCTCGTTGCGCGCATCGGGACATTTGGGGCGTGTTGGCGAATTCATGGAAATGGCTGCCGAAGCGGGCCTTGTTGCGTTTGCGATGACAAACACACATGGCGGTGGCGTTCTCGTCGCGCCTCATGGAGGATGTGAGCGACGTTTGTCCGCGAATCCGATGGCAGGCGGGGCGCCCTTATCCGATGGCGCGGCGATAGTCATGGATATTTCGACCTCCACTGTCGCCGAGGGCAAGATTAAAGTGGCCCGAAACAAAGGCGAGCAGCTTGCGCCAGGGCTATTCGTCAACGGCCGAGGTGAGCCGTCGACGAGTCCTGAAGAGTACTACGCCACACCGCCGGGCGCGCTACTGCCGATGTCAGGACACAAGGGTTTCGCACTTTCGTTGTTTTGCGAAGTGTTTGCCGGGGCCATGACCGGTGCCGGGTGCAGCAAACCGGACGTTTCGCGTGTTGCCAACGGTTTTATGGTGTTCCTGCTTGATCCCGCGGCGTTTTGTGGAACTGATTTCTATAATAATGAGATTGAGGCCCTCGGCCGCTTCGTCAAATCGAGTCGGCTGGTCAGCGGTGTCGACGAAATTCTGCTGCCCGGCGAACCCGAAATGCGCGAACAGGCCCGCCGTGATGCTTCAGGATTAAATATCGACTCGACCACCTGGAGCAAAATCTGTGCGGTGGCGACTGCTCGGAACGTGGTGATTCCCGGACTGAATCACATTCATTGA